A region of Planktomarina temperata RCA23 DNA encodes the following proteins:
- the trxA gene encoding thioredoxin has translation MATVAATDATFDSIVKDSDLPVVVDFWAEWCGPCKQIGPSLEELSVEMEGKIKVVKVDVDSNPSAAAALGVRGIPALFLFKDGQVISNKTGAAPKAALKSWIDDAI, from the coding sequence ATGGCCACTGTCGCTGCTACAGACGCAACTTTTGATAGTATTGTAAAAGACTCTGATCTGCCTGTTGTGGTGGATTTTTGGGCAGAATGGTGCGGACCGTGCAAGCAAATTGGCCCGTCACTCGAAGAGCTTTCTGTCGAAATGGAGGGCAAAATCAAAGTGGTCAAGGTGGATGTCGATAGCAACCCCTCCGCCGCAGCCGCCCTGGGTGTGCGTGGTATTCCAGCATTGTTTTTGTTTAAAGACGGACAAGTCATTTCCAACAAAACAGGCGCAGCCCCAAAAGCGGCTCTCAAAAGCTGGATTGACGACGCCATTTAA
- the hslV gene encoding ATP-dependent protease subunit HslV yields the protein MSDTNFPGWHGTTIIGVRKGTQVVVAGDGQVSLGPTVIKGTARKVRRLSPGGNDVVVGFAGSTADAFTLLERLEAKLEATPGQLQRACVELAKDWRTDKYLQKLEAMLIVTDGAELLIITGAGDVLEPEHGIAAIGSGGNFALAAARGLQETDLNAEEIARKAMAIASDICVYTNGNLTVEVISK from the coding sequence ATGAGCGATACAAATTTCCCCGGTTGGCACGGCACAACGATTATTGGCGTGCGTAAAGGCACTCAAGTTGTGGTTGCCGGCGACGGCCAAGTCAGCCTTGGACCAACGGTCATAAAGGGAACCGCGCGCAAAGTGCGGCGCTTATCACCGGGTGGAAATGATGTTGTGGTGGGCTTCGCTGGCTCTACAGCTGACGCTTTTACCCTGTTGGAAAGGCTAGAGGCGAAACTCGAAGCCACTCCCGGACAGCTACAACGCGCCTGTGTTGAGCTGGCCAAAGATTGGCGCACAGACAAATATTTACAAAAGCTCGAAGCCATGCTGATTGTCACTGATGGGGCTGAACTCTTAATCATCACCGGCGCCGGGGATGTGCTGGAGCCAGAACATGGGATTGCGGCAATTGGCTCTGGCGGCAACTTCGCCCTGGCCGCCGCGCGCGGCCTGCAAGAAACAGATCTCAATGCAGAGGAGATTGCTCGCAAAGCCATGGCGATTGCCTCGGATATTTGTGTTTATACAAATGGCAACCTGACCGTTGAGGTAATTTCAAAATGA
- the hslU gene encoding ATP-dependent protease ATPase subunit HslU, translating into MTDLTPREIVSELDRHIVGQNDAKRAVAVAMRNRWRRKQLPDELRDEVYPKNILMIGPTGVGKTEISRRLAKLARAPFLKVEATKFTEVGYVGRDVEQIIRDLVDSSIAMTRDHMREDVRARAKEAAEERVIEAIAGADARDATREMFRKKLRSGELDDTIIELEVADTSNPMSMLDLPGQPGSQMGMMNLGDIFGKAMGGRTSRKKMTVAASYDVLLGEEADKLLDDEIVTKAAVTAVEQSGIVFLDEIDKVCARADARGADVSREGVQRDLLPLIEGTTVSTKHGPVKTDHILFIASGAFHVAKPSDLLPELQGRLPIRVELRDLTEEDFIRILSETENALTLQYSALMSTEDVSVSFSEDGIKALAQAAAEVNRSVENIGARRLYTVIERVFEELSFAAPDQAGSEVVIDKAYVNKHLDSLLQSTDLSRYVL; encoded by the coding sequence ATGACCGACCTAACCCCTCGCGAAATCGTATCTGAGCTAGACCGCCATATTGTCGGCCAAAATGACGCCAAACGCGCTGTTGCTGTTGCCATGCGCAACCGGTGGCGCCGTAAACAATTGCCCGATGAGCTTCGTGATGAAGTTTACCCGAAAAATATTCTCATGATTGGCCCCACCGGGGTGGGTAAAACCGAAATTAGCCGCCGATTGGCCAAATTGGCCCGCGCACCCTTCCTTAAGGTCGAAGCCACAAAATTCACTGAGGTGGGCTATGTTGGCCGGGATGTTGAGCAAATTATTCGGGATTTGGTCGACTCAAGCATCGCCATGACCCGCGATCACATGCGCGAAGATGTCCGCGCACGCGCGAAAGAAGCCGCCGAAGAGCGTGTGATTGAGGCCATTGCTGGAGCAGATGCCCGCGATGCAACCCGCGAAATGTTCCGCAAGAAATTGCGCAGTGGAGAGCTGGATGACACGATCATCGAACTTGAGGTTGCCGATACCTCTAACCCCATGTCGATGCTGGACCTTCCCGGTCAGCCGGGCAGTCAGATGGGAATGATGAACCTTGGAGATATCTTCGGCAAAGCCATGGGCGGCAGGACCAGTCGCAAAAAGATGACCGTAGCTGCCAGTTATGATGTGTTGCTCGGAGAAGAAGCAGATAAGCTGCTAGACGATGAAATCGTTACCAAAGCCGCCGTGACGGCTGTAGAGCAAAGCGGAATCGTTTTTCTTGATGAAATTGATAAGGTCTGCGCGCGCGCCGATGCGCGCGGAGCGGACGTCAGTCGCGAAGGTGTCCAGCGTGATTTGCTGCCTTTGATTGAAGGTACAACCGTGTCCACCAAACATGGGCCAGTGAAAACAGACCATATTTTGTTTATTGCCTCCGGCGCATTTCATGTTGCAAAACCGTCTGACCTCTTACCTGAGCTTCAGGGCCGCCTGCCGATCCGTGTGGAGCTGCGAGATCTTACCGAAGAGGATTTTATACGCATTCTGTCGGAAACTGAAAACGCATTAACTTTGCAATATTCAGCGCTTATGAGCACGGAAGATGTCTCCGTCAGCTTTAGTGAGGACGGTATAAAAGCTTTGGCGCAAGCGGCCGCCGAGGTGAATCGCTCCGTCGAAAACATTGGCGCGCGGCGGCTCTATACGGTCATCGAGCGGGTGTTTGAGGAATTGTCTTTTGCTGCACCTGATCAGGCGGGGTCTGAGGTGGTTATTGATAAGGCCTATGTCAACAAACATCTCGACAGCCTATTGCAATCAACAGATCTGTCTCGCTACGTATTATAG